In a genomic window of Verrucomicrobiota bacterium:
- a CDS encoding putative 4-mercaptohistidine N1-methyltransferase: MISSFYESDRALSEYLLFHYGTRDQVLSFPFGPSDALDFPVRCVRECLDPKRLPSNAVALDLGCAVGRSTFELARLCERVVGIDCSRRFVEAAERLRREGALSYQYLEEGTLAKAAVGSVPKEIDRRRVHFEVGDAQNLRPGLGEFDVILMANLIDRLSDPEACLRGLCRLVRLAGQLIITSPYTWLTDYTPREKWLGGYEKDGVAVTTLQALRGILEPDFSLAFRRDLPFLIREHARKFQWSIAEATLWIRV; encoded by the coding sequence ATGATCTCCAGCTTTTATGAATCGGATCGGGCGCTGTCGGAGTACCTCCTTTTCCATTACGGCACGCGCGATCAGGTCCTCTCCTTTCCCTTTGGGCCATCGGACGCGCTGGATTTTCCGGTGCGGTGCGTGAGGGAATGTCTCGATCCGAAGCGCCTACCCTCCAATGCCGTTGCGCTGGACCTTGGCTGTGCGGTGGGCCGGTCCACTTTCGAACTGGCTCGACTGTGCGAGCGCGTGGTCGGGATCGACTGCTCCCGGCGTTTCGTGGAAGCGGCGGAGCGCCTGCGGCGTGAAGGCGCTTTGTCCTACCAGTACCTCGAAGAAGGAACACTGGCCAAGGCCGCCGTGGGTTCGGTTCCGAAAGAAATCGACCGCCGCCGCGTTCACTTCGAGGTCGGCGACGCGCAGAATCTCCGCCCGGGCCTGGGCGAATTCGACGTGATCCTGATGGCCAATCTCATCGACCGGCTCTCGGACCCAGAAGCTTGCCTGCGCGGGTTGTGCCGATTGGTCCGGCTCGCCGGACAACTGATTATCACATCGCCGTACACGTGGCTGACGGATTACACCCCACGCGAGAAATGGCTTGGAGGTTACGAGAAGGACGGCGTGGCGGTGACAACGCTGCAGGCGCTGCGGGGCATCCTCGAACCCGATTTTAGCCTCGCCTTTCGCAGAGACTTGCCGTTTCTGATTCGGGAACACGCGCGAAAGTTTCAGTGGAGCATCGCGGAAGCCACGCTCTGGATTCGCGTTTGA